From the genome of Verrucomicrobiota bacterium, one region includes:
- a CDS encoding YjbQ family protein: MKSLTEHLWFEVPGRRGFINITPTVERLVQRSGVQEGLCLVNAMHITASVFINDDEPGLHHDYEVWLEKLAPHAPTAQYHHNRTGEDNADAHLKRQVMGREVVVAVTKGKLDLGPWEQIFYGEFDGRRRKRVLVKVMGE, translated from the coding sequence ATGAAATCCCTCACCGAGCACCTGTGGTTCGAGGTTCCTGGGCGGCGCGGCTTCATCAACATCACGCCGACGGTGGAGCGGCTCGTCCAGCGCAGCGGCGTGCAGGAGGGGCTCTGCCTCGTCAACGCGATGCACATCACGGCAAGCGTCTTCATCAACGACGATGAACCGGGCCTGCATCACGACTACGAAGTCTGGCTCGAGAAGCTCGCGCCGCACGCGCCGACGGCGCAGTATCACCACAACCGCACCGGCGAAGATAACGCGGACGCGCACTTGAAGCGGCAGGTGATGGGACGCGAGGTTGTCGTTGCCGTCACGAAGGGCAAGCTCGACCTCGGCCCGTGGGAACAGATCTTCTACGGCGAGTTCGACGGCCGCCGCCGCAAGCGCGTGCTCGTGAAGGTCATGGGCGAATGA
- the lpxK gene encoding tetraacyldisaccharide 4'-kinase: MREMLREWTESLETKVLQVMFETQPGKGTVFIRQLLFALSHLFRLGVKSRLLLYDLRIIRDSTLGVQVIAVGNLTVGGTGKTPVVEKFARELQDAGRKVAILSRGYRSKPPPLGQRLLNKMLLREETTPPRVVSDGHSLLLDSETAGDEPFMLASNLKDVVVLVDKDRVKSGRYAIEKFGCDTLLLDDGFQYWKLRGRRRDIVLVDCQQPFGNEFLLPRGTLREPHAHLVRANTIFLTKSDGNTALLRARIAKHNPSAGVIECIHHPLYFEDVFTGDREGLEFLKGRKVAALSGIAQPESFEQSLRKLGAELVYEKRFADHHRYSQQEILNVINRAKKRQAEIIITTQKDAVRFPKLDRRDLPVFFMRVEIKILTGAKDFQDCVRQICFK, translated from the coding sequence ATGCGCGAGATGCTACGCGAGTGGACGGAGAGCCTTGAAACCAAGGTTCTTCAAGTCATGTTCGAGACCCAACCCGGCAAGGGAACGGTCTTCATCCGTCAACTGCTCTTTGCGCTTTCCCATCTCTTTCGCCTCGGCGTGAAGTCGCGCCTTCTGCTTTACGACCTTCGAATCATCCGCGATTCGACGCTCGGTGTGCAGGTCATCGCCGTCGGGAATCTCACCGTCGGCGGCACGGGCAAGACGCCCGTCGTGGAGAAATTCGCGCGCGAGCTTCAGGACGCGGGCCGCAAAGTCGCGATCCTCTCACGCGGCTACCGCTCCAAGCCGCCGCCCTTGGGCCAGCGCCTGCTGAACAAGATGCTTCTCCGCGAAGAAACCACGCCCCCGCGCGTCGTGTCCGATGGTCACTCACTGCTCTTGGATTCTGAAACCGCCGGTGACGAACCCTTCATGCTCGCGAGCAACCTCAAGGACGTCGTCGTGCTTGTGGACAAGGACCGTGTGAAGTCCGGGCGCTACGCCATCGAGAAGTTTGGCTGTGACACGCTGCTGCTCGACGATGGGTTCCAATACTGGAAGCTGCGGGGCAGGCGCCGGGACATCGTGCTGGTGGATTGCCAGCAGCCGTTCGGCAATGAGTTCCTCCTTCCCCGCGGCACCTTGCGCGAACCCCACGCGCATCTCGTCCGGGCTAACACGATTTTTCTCACGAAGAGCGACGGCAACACCGCGTTGTTGCGGGCGCGGATCGCGAAGCACAACCCGTCAGCCGGTGTCATCGAGTGCATTCACCATCCGCTTTACTTTGAGGATGTCTTCACGGGGGACCGCGAGGGGCTCGAGTTTCTCAAGGGCAGGAAAGTCGCGGCCCTCAGCGGCATCGCACAACCGGAGAGTTTCGAGCAAAGTCTTCGCAAGCTCGGCGCGGAACTCGTCTACGAGAAGCGTTTCGCCGACCACCACCGCTATTCGCAGCAGGAAATCTTGAACGTCATCAACCGGGCGAAGAAGCGTCAGGCCGAGATCATCATCACGACGCAAAAGGACGCGGTGCGCTTCCCCAAGCTCGACCGCCGCGACCTGCCCGTGTTCTTCATGCGCGTGGAGATCAAGATCCTGACCGGCGCGAAGGACTTCCAGGATTGCGTGCGGCAGATTTGCTTCAAATAG